From Prionailurus viverrinus isolate Anna chromosome B2, UM_Priviv_1.0, whole genome shotgun sequence, the proteins below share one genomic window:
- the FHL5 gene encoding four and a half LIM domains protein 5, with product MTTGQFDCQYCATSLLGKKYILKNDNPYCVSCYDRIFSNYCEECKEPIESDSKDLCYKGRHWHEQCFSCAKCNHSLVEKPFAAKDERLLCSECYSNECSSKCFHCKKTIMPGSRKMEFKGNYWHETCFVCEHCRQPIGTKPLISKESGNYCVPCFEKEFAHYCSFCKKVVTSGGITFRDQPWHKECFLCSGCRKELCEEEFMSRDDYPFCVDCYNHLYAKRCEACTKPITGLKGAKFICFQDRQWHSECFNCGKCSVSLVGEGFLTQNKEIFCRKCGSGMDTDI from the exons ATGACAACTGGTCAATTCGATTGTCAATACTGTGCAACATCACTTCTTGGGAAGAAGTACATACTGAAGAATGACAATCCATACTGTGTTTCCTGTTACGATCGTATTTTTTCTAACTATTGTGAGGAATGCAAAGAACCAATTGAATCAGATTCCAAG GATCTTTGTTACAAAGGCCGACACTGGCATGAACAATGCTTCAGTTGCGCCAAATGCAATCACTCTCTGGTGGAAAAGCCTTTTGCTGCCAAGGATGAGCGACTGCTGTGCTCAGAATGTTATTCTAACGAGTGCTCCTCCAAGTGCTTCCACTGCAAGAAGACCATCATGCCTG GTTCCCGTAAAATGGAATTTAAGGGAAACTACTGGCATGAAACCTGCTTTGTGTGTGAGCATTGCCGACAGCCAATAGGAACTAAACCTTTGATTTCCAAAGAGAGTGGCAATTACTGTGTACCGTGTTTTGAGAAGGAGTTTGCTCACTACTGCAGCTTTTGTAAGAAG GTGGTGACTTCAGGTGGGATAACATTTCGTGACCAGCCATGGCATAAAGAGTGTTTTCTATGCAGTGGCTGTAGGAAAGAGCTCTGTGAAGAGGAGTTTATGTCCAGAGATGATTATCCATTCTGTGTGGACTGCTACAACCATCTTTATGCCAAAAGGTGTGAAGCCTGCACCAAACCCATTACTG GTCTCAAAGGTGCCAAGTTTATCTGCTTTCAAGACCGGCAGTGGCACAGCGAATGCTTCAACTGTGGGAAGTGCTCAGTCTCCTTGGTGGGGGAAGGCTTCCTGACCCAGAACAAGGAAATCTTTTGCCGCAAGTGTGGTTCTGGAATGGACACTGACATCTAG